A region of Mesoplodon densirostris isolate mMesDen1 chromosome 11, mMesDen1 primary haplotype, whole genome shotgun sequence DNA encodes the following proteins:
- the LPAR5 gene encoding lysophosphatidic acid receptor 5, with product MLANSSANDSDLRCPDHQPTHHLHLVVYSLVLAAGLPLNALALWVFLRALRVHSVVTVYMCNLAASDLLFTLSLPLRLSYYAQHYWPFSDLLCQLAGAVFQINMYGSCIFLTLINMDRYAAIVHPLRLRHLRRPRVARLLCLGVWALILLFAVPTVLVHRPSTCFRDGRRVHLCFEHFSDELWKGWLLPLLLLAEALGFLLPLTAVIYSSVRVFCTLARPDATRSWRRRKTVRLLLASLVIFLLCFVPYNATLAVYGLLRGHVVLASPAARNQVRGVLMVMVLLAGANCVLDPLVYYFSAEGFRNTLRGLSSPLRPRTSATNGARGALAEPPAETSHATVPAAASQGLLRPSDPRDSFTRCSEDSSL from the coding sequence ATGCTGGCCAACTCCTCGGCCAACGACTCTGATCTCAGGTGCCCGGACCACCAGCCCACCCACCACCTGCACTTGGTGGTCTACAGCCTGGTGCTGGCGGCAGGGCTCCCCCTCAACGCGCTGGCCCTCTGGGTCTTCCTGCGCGCGCTGCGCGTGCACTCAGTGGTGACCGTGTACATGTGCAACCTGGCGGCCAGCGACCTCCTCTTCACCCTCTCGCTGCCCTTGCGCCTCTCCTACTATGCGCAGCACTACTGGCCCTTCTCGGACCTCCTGTGCCAGCTGGCGGGCGCCGTCTTCCAGATAAACATGTACGGCAGCTGCATCTTCCTGACCCTCATCAACATGGACCGCTACGCCGCTATCGTGCACCCGCTGCGGCTGCGCCACCTGCGGCGGCCCCGCGTGGCGCGGCTGCTCTGCCTGGGCGTGTGGGCGCTCATCCTGCTGTTCGCCGTGCCCACCGTCCTGGTGCACCGGCCCTCAACCTGCTTCCGCGACGGCCGCCGGGTGCACCTGTGCTTCGAGCACTTCAGCGACGAGCTGTGGAAGGGCTGGCTGCTGCCGCTCCTGCTGCTGGCCGAGGCGCTGGGATTCCTGCTGCCCCTGACAGCCGTGATCTACTCTTCGGTCCGCGTCTTCTGCACCCTGGCGCGGCCCGACGCCACGCGGAGCTGGCGGCGGCGGAAGACGGTGCGCCTCCTGCTGGCCAGCCTGGTCATCTTCCTGCTGTGCTTCGTGCCCTACAACGCCACGCTGGCCGTGTACGGGCTGTTGCGCGGCCACGTGGTGCTGGCCAGCCCGGCGGCGCGCAACCAGGTGCGCGGGGTGCTGATGGTCATGGTGCTGCTGGCCGGCGCCAACTGCGTGCTCGACCCGCTGGTGTACTACTTCAGCGCCGAGGGTTTCCGCAACACCCTGCGCGGCCTGAGCTCTCCGCTCCGGCCCAGGACCTCGGCCACCAACGGGGCTCGGGGGGCACTCGCCGAACCGCCCGCTGAGACCTCCCACGCCACCGTGCCGGCCGCCGCCAGCCAGGGGCTGCTCCGGCCCTCCGATCCCCGGGACTCCTTCACCCGGTGCTCCGAGGACTCGTCCCTCTGA